GGACGTTGGGGCCGGATTACCGCTGCGGGGTTTCCGGCGAGGCGCGGCGGGACCGGGCCGCGACGTTGGCGGCCACTGCCGCCCGAATCAAATCCAGAAAAGCAGCTTCGTCGAGGGAGTCTCCCTCGTGGAGGTCGATGGCGCGGCGCGTGTTTCCCGTGAGGCTGGCGTTGAACAGCCGTCCGGGGTCCGGAAGGGCGGCGCCCCGGAAGAAGGTGAGTTTCACGGCCTGCCGGTAAGTCTCTCCTGTACAGATGCCGCCTTCATACGACCACACCGGTGTCCCGGGGGACGACGGTTTCTGCCATTTCCATTCCTCCTGTACGCCCGGGGCCGCCTCGTGAATCAACCGGCGAATCCGGGCGAGCGTTTCGCCCCGCCAGTCTCCCAGCTCCTCAATTCGCCGCGTGATGTGCTGTGAGGCCGCCGCGCTGTCCGGGTCACGTTGCGTCGTCATGGAGTCTCCTGTCCGCGGGGGGAGGCTCAGGCTTTGCCGGTCAGGGACACCCCCTGCCGGGCACCGGCGGCCCCAAGCCAGGTCTGCCCGCGTCTGTCAAAGTATGCCCTGAACGGGGGCTGGGCAGCGCGGTTCAGAGGAAGCAGATCAGGGGTGGCCCCGCAACGCGAAGATCAGGACCACGGCCAGCACGTAAACCGCCGCTATGCCCGCCGTGTCCCAGGCCAGGACCAGTTGCTTTTTCAGGGCCTGATACGTCAGCCCGGTCAGCAGCAGGGCATTCATGATCAGCACGGCCAGCACGGAAATCAGGTGGCTGCCTTCCGAAACACTGGTCAGCAGGGGGCCGCCGGTAAAGAACACGTCATCCAGGGCCAGGACCAGCATGTTGAACAGGTTGCTTCCCAGAATGTTGCCGATGGCGAGGTCCAGTGCGCCGATCCGCACGGCGGCCAGGGACACCGCCACCTCGGGCAGCGACGTGGTGATGGCGATCAGCAGGTTGCCGACCAGCGCCTGGCCCAGCCCGGTTTCCTGCGCAATCTGCGCCCCGATGCCGGGCAGGGTCACGGCGGCGGCCACCACGACGGTGGCCGCGACCACGTAACGCCGCACGGCGCTGGCCAGCGGAATGTGGGCGTAGCGCAGCTTGACGGCCACCTCGCTGGCCTGCCGGACCTGACGGCGGCGCTCGAACAGAAAGATCAACCGCATGGCGAGCAGGTACAGGCCGATCAGCACCGGGGTCATCACCCCGACCCAGCCGACAGACGGTAGGGGGGCGAGCAGGCCCAGCCCCACCAGACCGACCAGCAGCATGCCCAGACCAATGGACAGCGCATGGCCCTGGTGGGCACGTGCCGAGAGAGGAACCCGTCCGCCCAGCATGTCCAGCATGGACAGGATCAGCAGGTTAAACATGCTGCTGCCCAGCACGTCGCCCAGGGCGAGGTCCGGCAGGTCCTGAACGGCGGCGCTCGCCCCGGTGAACAGCTCGGGCAGGCTGGTGGTGGCGGCCACCAGGATCAGGCCCGTCCAGGTGCGGCCCATCCCGGTCTTCTCGGCCAGCATGTCGCCGGTGCGGGCCAGCACCGTTCCCGCCGCCACCGTGATCCCGGCCACCAGCAAAAACGCCAGCCAGATCATGCCCGGACCCCGCGGCGGCGGATCAGCCATTTCTCCAGCTCGACCGCCCAGAAGGCCACCGAGGACAGCAGCACGGCCAGCCCGAGGTCGGGCGCCGCCAGGGGACGCGTGTGAAACACGGCCTGCAGGGGCGGCAGATACGTCACGGCGAGTTGCAGCGCCACCGTGAGCATGACCGCCCCGGTAAGGGCCATGTTCGAGCCCAGCCCCTGGCGGAACAGCGACTCCCGGCTGGAGCGGACCGCCAGGACATGGGCCATCTGCGAGAAGGTGAGGGTGGTAAACACCATGGTCTGCCACGTGTCCAGACCGGCCCGCCAGTAGACATGGCCCACCCCCAGCGAGAGAGACCCGATCAGCAGCCCCACCCAGACGATGTGGCGGCCCACCCCACCGCCGAACAGGCTGGCGTCCGGCGCAAGGGGCGCGCGGCGCATGATGCCCGTCTCGGCCCGCTCAGTTCCCAGGGCCAGACCCGGCAATCCGTCTGTGAGCAGGTTGATCCACAGGATCTGAAGGGGCAGCAGCGGCAACGGCATGCCCAGCAGTGGCCCCACCAGCAGCGGCCAGATCTCGGCCAGGTTGCCTGCCAGCGCGAACTTCACAAATTTGCGGATGTTGTCGAAGATGACCCGGCCTTCCTTCACGGCCTGGACGATGGTGGAGAAGTTGTCGTCGAGCAGCACCATGGAGGCGGCCTCCTTGGCGACGTCGGTGCCGCCCACGCCCATCGCCACGCCGATGTCGGCCTGCTTCAGGGCGGGCGCGTCGTTCACGCCGTCCCCGGTCATGGCGACGAGCTCGCCGCGCGCCTGCAACGCCCGCACGATGCGGGTCTTGTGGTGCGGCGAAACGCGGGCATACACCGAGACGCTTCCCAGCCGGGCGGCCAGGTCTGCGGGCTCAAGATCATCGATCACCGAGCCCACCAGCAGGGACCCCTCCGGCGCGTCACGGCGCACGATGCCCAGGTCACGGGCGATTTCCAGCGCGGTCAGCGGGTGGTCGCCGGTGATCATGACCGGACGGATGCCGGCCTGCACACAGGTGGCGATGGCCTCCCGCACTCCCGGACGTGGGGGATCAATCAGCCCGAACAGTCCCACGAATGTCAGGTCGCTCTCCAGCTCCTCCGGCCAGACATCCAGCGGACGGCACGCCACCCCCAGAACGCGCATCTGGCGCGCCGCCAGTCGGTCGTGCATGGCGAGGATGCGTGTCTGCCACGCGGCCGTCAGGGGTTCAACACCGTTTCCCGAGAGCACCCGTGTGCACACGGTGAGCAGGCTGTCGGCCGCCCCCTTGGTCAGGGTCAGATACGGAGCGGCCGGCAGAGGCCAGTCGCCGGGAAGGGAGCCGCGGACCTGATGCAGGGTCGTCATGCGCCGGCGCCCCGCATCGAAGGGCCGCTCGGCGACGCGGGGCAGCGTGTCCCGCAGGGCCGCCTGATCCAGACCCAGCCGGGCCGCCGCGACGACCAGGGCGGCCTCGGTGGGTTCGCCCACCGCCTGCCATTCCCCGGACGCACCGCCAGACTCCAGCATCAGCTCGGCGTCGCTGCACAGGGCCCCACCGGTCAGGACCGGCAGCAGCGCCGCCGGCAGGGCAGCCGCTCCCGGCGCTCCGGACCAGCGGCGTTTGCGCAGGTCTTCCATCTCCAGGTGCCCGTCGGCGAGATCCAGCGCGCTGACGGTCATGCGGTTCTGGGTCAGGGTTCCGGTCTTGTCCGAGCAGATCACCGTGACCGACCCCAGGGTCTCCACGGCGGGCAGCTTGCGGATCAGGGCGCGCCGACGCAGCATCCGCCGCGCTCCCAGCGCCAGGGTGATGGTGGCCATGGCCGGCAGACCTTCGGGGACGACGGCGACGGCCAGGGCCAGAGCGGTCAGCAACAGGGTCCGGGGATCGTCGCCGCGCAGCAGGCCCAGACCGTAGACCACCGCGACCAGCACCAGGGCGGCCAGGGTCAGGCTGCGGCCCAGCCGGGCCAGACGGCGCTGCAGGGGCGTGGACGGCCGCACGGCCTGCTGAAGGGCCCCGGCCAGACGGCCCAGTTCGCTGTGCATGCCGGTGGCGGTCACGACCATCACGCCGCGCCCGGCGCTCACGGCGGTGCCCAGGTACGCCATGTTGACGCGCTCGGCCAGGGCTGCCCCGGCCTCCAGGGTGCAGTCGGTCTTGACGACGGGCAGGGACTCGCCGGTCAGGGCCGCCTCCTGGATCTGAAGGCTGGCCCCCTCGATCACGCGGCCATCGGCGGGCACCAGATTGCCGGCTTCCAGCAGCGCGAGGTCGCCGGGCACCAGCAGACTGGCCGGAAGTTCGCGGGTCTGTCCACTCCGGCGCACCCGCACCACCGGCACGGCCAGCTCGCGCAGCGCCGCCACCGCCCGCTCGGCGCGGTATTCCTGCGCGAAGCCCAGCGTGGCGTTCAGCACCACGATCACCAGAATCGCCACCGCCTCGATGCGTTCTCCCAGAACCAGGGAGACGGCGGCGGCGGCCAGCAGCAGCACCACCAGGGTGTCCGTAAACTGCCCGGCCAGAATGCGCCAGGGGGACGTGACTTCCGCGTCTGCCAGGGCGTTGGGTCCGTGTCGTTCCAGACGTTCGGCGGCCAGGGTCTCATCCAGCCCGAACCCGGCAATACTGCCGAAGAACCCGAGCACCTCGTCGGCCTCCATCGTGTGCCAGGGGGGAGGGCTGACCGGCCGGGGCTCCAGGCGTGGGGTACTCATGCTCGCGTGGCAAAAGGCGCGGTCAAGGAGCGCACCCAGCCGCCACAGAACCTGCTCCCGTCACCTTCCGGGAAGGACCGGTGGTGGCTGGCCGGAGCTGGTCGCACCGCCGTAGGGCACAGGGGGATACAGGAGCTGCGGTCCGCGCCCCCGGCGGACCGCGTGGCGTCGGCCTGACCGCTCAGGGCGCTGTGTCCGTCCAGCCGGGTCCTGACATACAGGGTGTCCACGTAAACTCCTTGACGGCCCACGCGGGGCAGCGTTGTGGTGGAAGAGACGGCCACATCCCGTGGCCCGTTGGATATTCATTTTTGAGGATCGTGCCGCAGGATTACCGCTGCATTACCGGCGGGTCGCTGGCCCCGCTCCCCGACTGTACCCCTTGCCGCGGAAAACATCCGGTCTGGCCGCTCGTGCAGGCACATTCACCGGCCCGCGTGGTGACCTGCGCGCCCTAGGAGCGCGGAGGGCCGTAATCCCGTGGTAATGCGGGCGCCTCAGGCTCCCTGCATGAGCGCCGCCGATCATGCCCGCCACGCCGCACCCCTGAGCGGCGCGGCCTCCACCGGACGGCTGAAGGTGCTGGCCTTTGACTACGACGGCACCCTGACCGAGGGCGAACACCTGCACCCAGACACCCGCGCGGCCCTGCGCAGCGCCCAGGCGGCCGGACATGTCCTGGTTCTGGTCACCGGGCGGATTCTGGAGCGGCTGCCGGAGGACATCCGGCACGGCGACCTGTTTGCGGCCATCGTTGCCGAGAACGGAGCCGCCGTGTCGTTTGCGGGCCGCATGGCGGTGGCCCTGCCGTTTGGCCGCCTGAATCCAGAGCTGCTGGCCGCCCTCGTCAACCGGGAAGTTCCCCACGAACGCGGCCTCGCGCTGTTCGCGACCCGGGTGCCGCATGATCGGGCGGTCGAGGAGGTGCTGCGGGCGGCGGGTGGCGGCGCGTCGGTGGAGTACAACAAGGGCGCGGTGATGGTGTTGCCTCCCGGGGCCACCAAGGGAGCGGGGCTGCAGTACGCGCTGCACGAGCTGGGCTACAGCCTGCGCAACACCCTGGCCTGTGGCGACGCCGAAAACGACCGCAGCATGTTCACCATGTGTGAGCTGGCGGTGGCGGTGGGCAACGTCAGTCCCTCGGTCAAAGCGGTGGCCGATCTGGTGTTGCCGTGGCCGAACGGTAAGGGGGTCCGGCACCTGATTGACCGCCTGCTCAGCGGCACGCTGGACTCCCGGACACCCCACCGGCCCGAGCGGCAGATG
Above is a genomic segment from Deinococcus aerophilus containing:
- a CDS encoding DUF1801 domain-containing protein, whose protein sequence is MTTQRDPDSAAASQHITRRIEELGDWRGETLARIRRLIHEAAPGVQEEWKWQKPSSPGTPVWSYEGGICTGETYRQAVKLTFFRGAALPDPGRLFNASLTGNTRRAIDLHEGDSLDEAAFLDLIRAAVAANVAARSRRASPETPQR
- a CDS encoding sodium:calcium antiporter yields the protein MIWLAFLLVAGITVAAGTVLARTGDMLAEKTGMGRTWTGLILVAATTSLPELFTGASAAVQDLPDLALGDVLGSSMFNLLILSMLDMLGGRVPLSARAHQGHALSIGLGMLLVGLVGLGLLAPLPSVGWVGVMTPVLIGLYLLAMRLIFLFERRRQVRQASEVAVKLRYAHIPLASAVRRYVVAATVVVAAAVTLPGIGAQIAQETGLGQALVGNLLIAITTSLPEVAVSLAAVRIGALDLAIGNILGSNLFNMLVLALDDVFFTGGPLLTSVSEGSHLISVLAVLIMNALLLTGLTYQALKKQLVLAWDTAGIAAVYVLAVVLIFALRGHP
- a CDS encoding cation-translocating P-type ATPase; protein product: MSTPRLEPRPVSPPPWHTMEADEVLGFFGSIAGFGLDETLAAERLERHGPNALADAEVTSPWRILAGQFTDTLVVLLLAAAAVSLVLGERIEAVAILVIVVLNATLGFAQEYRAERAVAALRELAVPVVRVRRSGQTRELPASLLVPGDLALLEAGNLVPADGRVIEGASLQIQEAALTGESLPVVKTDCTLEAGAALAERVNMAYLGTAVSAGRGVMVVTATGMHSELGRLAGALQQAVRPSTPLQRRLARLGRSLTLAALVLVAVVYGLGLLRGDDPRTLLLTALALAVAVVPEGLPAMATITLALGARRMLRRRALIRKLPAVETLGSVTVICSDKTGTLTQNRMTVSALDLADGHLEMEDLRKRRWSGAPGAAALPAALLPVLTGGALCSDAELMLESGGASGEWQAVGEPTEAALVVAAARLGLDQAALRDTLPRVAERPFDAGRRRMTTLHQVRGSLPGDWPLPAAPYLTLTKGAADSLLTVCTRVLSGNGVEPLTAAWQTRILAMHDRLAARQMRVLGVACRPLDVWPEELESDLTFVGLFGLIDPPRPGVREAIATCVQAGIRPVMITGDHPLTALEIARDLGIVRRDAPEGSLLVGSVIDDLEPADLAARLGSVSVYARVSPHHKTRIVRALQARGELVAMTGDGVNDAPALKQADIGVAMGVGGTDVAKEAASMVLLDDNFSTIVQAVKEGRVIFDNIRKFVKFALAGNLAEIWPLLVGPLLGMPLPLLPLQILWINLLTDGLPGLALGTERAETGIMRRAPLAPDASLFGGGVGRHIVWVGLLIGSLSLGVGHVYWRAGLDTWQTMVFTTLTFSQMAHVLAVRSSRESLFRQGLGSNMALTGAVMLTVALQLAVTYLPPLQAVFHTRPLAAPDLGLAVLLSSVAFWAVELEKWLIRRRGVRA